In a single window of the Bos javanicus breed banteng chromosome 16, ARS-OSU_banteng_1.0, whole genome shotgun sequence genome:
- the LOC133227539 gene encoding glyoxylate reductase/hydroxypyruvate reductase: MAGAQGLLCLLSDHIDKKLLDAAGANLKVISTMSVGVDHLALDEIKKRGIRVGYTPGVLTDATAELAVSLLLTTCRRLPEAIEEVKNGGWTSWKPLWMCGHGLSQSTVGIVGLGRIGQAIARRLKPFGVRRFLYTGRQPRSQEAAEFQAEFVSTPELAAESDFIVVACSLTPATRGLCNKDFFQWMKKTAVFVNISRGEVVDQDDLYQALASGQIAAAGLDVTTPEPLPTNHPLLTLKNCVILPHIGSATHRTRNIMSVLAADNLLAGLRGEPMPSELKL, translated from the coding sequence ATGGCTGGGGCCCAGGGCCTGCTCTGCCTCCTCTCGGACCACATAGACAAGAAGCTCCTGGACGCTGCAGGAGCTAATCTCAAAGTCATTAGCACAATGTCTGTAGGTGTCGACCACTTGGCTTTGGATGAAATCAAGAAGCGTGGGATCCGTGTGGGCTACACTCCGGGTGTCCTGACAGACGCCACGGCCGAGCTCGCCGTCTCCCTGCTGCTTACCACTTGTCGCCGGTTGCCGGAGGCCATCGAGGAGGTGAAGAACGGTGGTTGGACCTCATGGAAACCCCTGTGGATGTGTGGCCACGGCCTTTCACAGAGCACCGTCGGCATCGTTGGCCTGGGGCGCATAGGCCAGGCCATTGCTCGGCGTCTGAAACCATTCGGGGTCCGGAGATTTCTATACACAGGGCGCCAGCCCAGGTCTCAGGAAGCAGCGGAATTCCAGGCAGAGTTTGTGTCCACCCCCGAGCTGGCCGCCGAGTCCGATTTCATCGTTGTGGCCTGCTCCTTAACACCGGCGACCAGGGGGCTCTGCAACAAGGACTTCTTCCAGTGGATGAAGAAAACAGCTGTGTTTGTCAACATCAGCAGGGGAGAAGTGGTAGACCAGGATGACCTGTACCAGGCCCTGGCCAGCGGTCAGATTGCAGCTGCTGGACTGGACGTGACGACCCCAGAACCACTGCCTACCAACCACCCTCTCCTGACCCTGAAGAACTGTGTGATCCTGCCTCACATTGGCAGTGCCACCCACAGGACCCGAAACATCATGTCTGTCTTGGCAGCTGACAACCTGCTGGCTGGCCTGCGAGGGGAGCCGATGCCCAGTGAACTCAAGCTGTAG